From the genome of Streptomyces sp. NBC_00659, one region includes:
- a CDS encoding serine/threonine-protein kinase, producing MQPLGADEPTVVGPYRLLGRLGSGGMGRVYLGRSAGGRTVAVKIVHPHFALDEEFRARFRREVEAARRVGGAWTAPVLDADPEAPVPWVATGYAAGPSLTAAVADDGPLPVHSARVLGAGLAEALTAVHALGLVHRDVKPSNVLLTLDGPLLIDFGIARATDGTASLTSTGVSVGSPGYMSPEQILGKGVTGAADVFSLGAVLAYAATGEPPFPGDSSASLLYKVVHEEPRLGSLEGELRELVAACLAKSPAARPTPGEVAVRLAPQGAARLVSAGWLPGALVERVSRSAVQLLNLEAAGAVEATPSGPVGFSSPSVEDGRGAGSGAGAGAGSGGGSGGVPGAPGPGSGFGPPPPGFGPPPPMPTYVPGRREGRAAGPQDAVHREGVPEQQPYDRPGKVSVSVAATSAPGAGGQGRRMSCTVALAVAGALAAVTVGSAFLFDLLPGDGKDDQGNVAGGRPSASGSQSTPATGPSVGASTPEPGSTASAPEPGATESASDSGEQLSTIPASYLGTWEGDGLALGGALPMGTFRVTVHQAAVGEELGTFRQTDQIGGICDDVLVLKKVTKKQLVATSVASESNRDVCTKGRHEVRLTPAGSVLTYDTDNAEAGDPVARMTKVG from the coding sequence ATGCAGCCGCTCGGAGCCGACGAACCCACGGTCGTGGGGCCCTACCGGCTGCTCGGCCGTCTGGGGTCCGGCGGCATGGGGCGCGTGTACCTGGGACGCAGCGCCGGCGGACGTACGGTCGCGGTCAAGATCGTGCATCCGCACTTCGCGCTCGACGAGGAGTTCCGCGCCCGCTTCCGCCGCGAGGTCGAGGCCGCACGGCGGGTGGGCGGCGCGTGGACGGCCCCCGTCCTGGACGCGGACCCGGAAGCGCCGGTCCCCTGGGTCGCCACCGGCTACGCGGCCGGTCCCTCACTGACGGCCGCAGTCGCGGACGACGGACCGCTCCCGGTCCACTCCGCGCGCGTCCTCGGCGCCGGTCTCGCCGAGGCGCTCACGGCGGTCCACGCGCTGGGCCTCGTCCACCGCGACGTCAAACCCTCCAACGTGCTGCTCACCCTCGACGGTCCGCTCCTCATCGACTTCGGCATCGCACGGGCCACGGACGGCACCGCCTCCCTGACCTCGACGGGGGTCTCGGTCGGCTCGCCCGGCTACATGTCCCCCGAGCAGATCCTCGGCAAGGGCGTCACCGGAGCCGCGGACGTCTTCTCGCTCGGCGCGGTCCTCGCGTACGCGGCCACCGGCGAGCCTCCCTTCCCCGGCGACTCCTCCGCCTCCCTCCTCTACAAGGTGGTCCACGAGGAACCACGACTCGGCTCCCTGGAGGGCGAGTTGCGCGAGCTGGTGGCGGCCTGCCTGGCCAAGTCGCCCGCGGCGCGGCCCACTCCGGGAGAGGTGGCCGTCCGGCTCGCACCACAGGGTGCCGCCCGGCTGGTGTCGGCGGGCTGGCTGCCGGGCGCCCTGGTCGAGCGGGTGAGCCGAAGTGCCGTACAGCTGCTGAACCTCGAGGCGGCGGGGGCCGTGGAGGCCACGCCGTCCGGGCCGGTGGGCTTCAGCAGTCCGTCGGTGGAGGACGGCCGGGGCGCCGGGAGCGGGGCCGGGGCCGGAGCCGGTTCGGGGGGCGGGAGCGGTGGTGTGCCCGGCGCGCCGGGGCCCGGTTCCGGGTTCGGGCCGCCCCCGCCGGGTTTCGGGCCGCCGCCTCCGATGCCCACGTACGTACCCGGCCGGCGTGAGGGCCGGGCGGCCGGACCGCAGGACGCCGTGCACCGCGAGGGGGTGCCGGAACAGCAGCCGTACGACCGTCCGGGCAAGGTCTCCGTCAGCGTGGCGGCGACCTCCGCGCCGGGGGCCGGCGGACAGGGCCGCAGGATGAGCTGCACGGTCGCCCTCGCCGTCGCGGGAGCGCTGGCGGCGGTGACCGTGGGCTCTGCGTTCCTCTTCGACCTGCTGCCGGGCGACGGCAAGGACGACCAGGGCAACGTGGCGGGCGGGCGTCCGTCGGCGAGCGGGAGCCAGAGCACCCCCGCCACGGGGCCGTCAGTGGGCGCGAGCACCCCGGAACCGGGTTCCACGGCGAGCGCCCCCGAACCGGGTGCGACCGAGAGCGCCTCCGATTCGGGCGAGCAGCTGTCCACGATCCCGGCCTCCTACCTCGGCACCTGGGAGGGCGACGGCCTCGCCCTCGGCGGCGCCCTCCCCATGGGCACGTTCCGTGTCACCGTCCACCAGGCGGCCGTGGGCGAGGAGTTGGGCACCTTCCGGCAGACCGACCAGATCGGCGGCATCTGCGACGACGTCCTCGTGCTCAAGAAGGTCACCAAGAAACAGCTCGTCGCCACGAGTGTGGCGTCGGAGTCCAACCGGGACGTCTGCACCAAGGGCCGGCACGAGGTCCGGCTGACTCCCGCCGGCAGCGTCCTCACCTACGACACGGACAACGCCGAGGCGGGGGACCCGGTGGCCCGGATGACGAAGGTCGGCTGA
- a CDS encoding CU044_5270 family protein produces the protein MKATQSRQSPAEWEESTPLLPQTARDLPAGRHQFHKERLMAHIQQDTQRDANTTKAAPALPKPRGLRLLRPAFVLPAMALTAAVVAGTLLIDSGVHNDGLATGPATVVPVGATTTKGLPQLLDQASVAAAEETHPTVKPGQYVYIESQGSGTFVKTDGGKGSLVSYELHRRQIWQSADGTKGWLIDAGVNDSPEGETLSLTDEQGNIPEAGLNHPGYDFLARLTTDPDELLKVIYKETSGRGNTPDQEAFTTIGDLLGESYPPAKLYSALFKAAAKIPGVVVVNDAKDALGRSGVAVARLDETSGEREEWIFDKKTHVFLGERTVQVKPVTQDGVVIKPGTVRGISAITKRAVVDGMKQTPGQKD, from the coding sequence ATGAAAGCGACCCAGTCCCGGCAGAGTCCGGCCGAGTGGGAGGAGAGCACGCCTCTCCTCCCGCAGACTGCGCGCGATCTCCCGGCGGGCCGTCACCAGTTCCACAAGGAGCGTTTGATGGCCCACATCCAGCAGGACACCCAGCGGGACGCGAACACCACGAAGGCCGCCCCCGCCCTGCCGAAGCCCCGAGGGCTGCGCCTGCTGCGCCCGGCTTTCGTGCTGCCCGCGATGGCGCTGACCGCCGCGGTCGTCGCCGGAACGCTGCTGATCGACAGCGGCGTGCACAACGACGGTCTCGCCACCGGACCCGCGACGGTCGTCCCCGTCGGCGCCACGACCACCAAGGGCCTGCCGCAACTGCTCGACCAGGCCTCAGTGGCGGCGGCCGAGGAGACCCACCCCACGGTCAAGCCCGGTCAGTACGTCTACATCGAGTCCCAGGGTTCCGGCACCTTCGTGAAGACGGACGGCGGAAAGGGCAGCCTCGTCAGCTACGAGCTGCACCGGCGCCAGATCTGGCAGTCAGCCGACGGCACCAAGGGCTGGCTGATCGACGCAGGCGTCAACGACAGCCCCGAGGGCGAGACGCTGAGCCTGACCGACGAGCAGGGCAACATCCCCGAGGCCGGCCTGAACCACCCGGGGTACGACTTCCTGGCCCGGCTGACCACCGACCCCGACGAGCTGCTGAAGGTGATCTACAAGGAGACCTCGGGGCGCGGCAACACCCCCGACCAGGAGGCGTTCACCACGATCGGTGACCTGCTCGGCGAGAGCTACCCGCCCGCGAAGCTCTACTCGGCCCTGTTCAAGGCCGCCGCGAAGATCCCGGGCGTGGTCGTGGTGAACGACGCCAAGGACGCGCTCGGCCGCTCGGGCGTCGCGGTGGCGCGGCTGGACGAGACCAGCGGCGAACGCGAGGAGTGGATCTTCGACAAGAAGACCCATGTCTTCCTCGGCGAGCGGACCGTGCAGGTCAAGCCGGTCACGCAGGACGGCGTCGTCATCAAGCCCGGCACCGTCCGCGGCATCAGCGCCATCACCAAGCGCGCGGTCGTCGACGGCATGAAGCAGACGCCCGGGCAGAAGGACTGA
- a CDS encoding RNA polymerase sigma factor — protein sequence MSTDMRTRIRAGDPSAFAELYDSYARAVYNHAFRLTADWSAAEDVMAETFMEAWRLRDRVSAEGGSLRPWLLGVAINIARGHHRSNRRYRAAANAAAEAETTLPDHADEVAGRLDDRRRIAAALRALAALRRPEREVLTLCLWEGLEYTAAAEALGIAVGTVRSRLSRARAKLRKLTEAELGARPAARAAPVPYTDDHAEERAGKPVRGNRELGRPDRQTRGEHIHSIRPVSEGNR from the coding sequence GTGAGCACTGACATGCGTACCCGGATACGTGCCGGGGATCCGAGCGCGTTCGCCGAGCTGTACGACAGCTACGCCCGCGCCGTCTACAACCACGCCTTCCGCCTCACCGCCGACTGGTCCGCGGCGGAGGACGTGATGGCCGAGACCTTCATGGAAGCGTGGCGGCTGCGCGACCGGGTCAGCGCCGAGGGCGGCAGCCTGCGGCCGTGGCTGCTGGGCGTGGCGATCAACATCGCCCGTGGCCACCACCGCAGCAACCGGCGTTACCGGGCGGCGGCGAACGCCGCCGCGGAGGCCGAGACGACGCTGCCCGACCATGCCGACGAGGTGGCGGGCCGGCTCGACGACCGCCGGCGTATCGCCGCCGCCCTGCGCGCGCTCGCCGCCCTGCGCAGACCCGAGCGCGAGGTCCTGACGCTGTGCCTCTGGGAGGGGCTGGAGTACACGGCCGCGGCCGAGGCGCTCGGCATCGCCGTCGGAACGGTGCGCTCACGTCTCTCCCGGGCACGCGCCAAGCTGCGCAAACTCACCGAGGCCGAACTCGGCGCCCGACCCGCCGCCCGGGCGGCGCCGGTCCCGTACACGGACGACCACGCCGAAGAACGCGCGGGAAAACCCGTACGAGGAAATCGGGAACTCGGCCGGCCGGATCGACAGACAAGAGGAGAACACATCCACTCGATCCGGCCCGTATCGGAAGGAAATCGATGA
- a CDS encoding FtsK/SpoIIIE domain-containing protein, with protein sequence MRLTLTVVDPLGGATADVVLDADPESSVGDIAKELAEHVGYGGGAQIIPLGHHQGAAGGGAPVAYVDGYPVDPAATIATSPLREGAVVSLHDPAGCLPGEPTGLVELRVAGGPSAGAVHRLGIGRYDIGAGAASSVRIDDPELPQRALTLSVATDGTCGVTVHGEREGVTLDGEPFEEREDDGWPLGSQVAVGNTLLQLDRYTQPDAALKWSEDGAALDYNRPPRLHPPERETKFRLPSPVRDYEARPLPWLMALTPLVTAVVMVLVFGRWYYMIMALMSPLIMLGNYLMDKKQGRKSHAKQVKEYNEHKARIEKDAQEALLAERLDRRQAIPDPATVLSLGTGPRTRLWERRRTDADHLLLRVGTGRMPSDVVLDDPEQDDHKRQVTWNIEDAPVALPLAERGVVGIAGPGDSAQALGRWAVAQTAVLHSPLDVQFYVLTENSGQDSWDWVRWLPHSRPAGAQDANVLIGTDAETVGARIGELTQLLDARQKAARQNGNKASFSDPDIVVVWDGSRRLRSMPGVVRLLREGPAMAMYAICLDAEERFLPGECQAIVIAEPKPEEHAGAQAPVRTAPAAPGGFPSFHAWHATETDGSASGTSKALELRLRVQQTGVARVRDVRPDFVSAAWCSRLARALSALRDISGETEDSALPGASRLLDVLQLEPPTGDAISARWRMGGQSTTAVIGESYDGPFGIDMRRDGPHGLIAGTTGSGKSELLQTIVASLAVANTPENMTFVLVDYKGGSAFKDCVKLPHTVGMVTDLDAHLVERALESLGAELKRREHILAAADAKDIEDYQDLVRRDPSHAPVPRLLIVIDEFASMVRDLPDFVTGLVNIAQRGRSLGIHLLLATQRPSGVVSPEIRANTNLRIALRVTDGGESSDVIDSPEAGHISKSTPGRAYVRLGHASLVPFQSGRVGGRRPGAADPAALAPWAGPLGWTDLGRAALVKPKAEQREEEEITDLKVLVDAVREANRSLGIPPQHSPWLPALSETLLLDEITVPAFAGGPGKLPPAPYGVEDLPADQARRPVVVDFASFGHLLIGGAPRSGRSQILRTIAGSLARTHSAADVHLYGIDCGNGALNALTRLPHCGAVVGRNQTERVVRLIARLKGELTRRQDLLADKGFADIGEQRAAEPEGERLPHIVVLLDRWEGWLPTLGEYDHGDLTDQLTAMMREGASVGVHLVMTGDRQILSTRIGSLTEDKYALRLADRSDFSLIGVNARKIPEEIPPGRGYRNEHGTETQFALLTEDSTGQGQAAALTAIGEAAAVRDDGLPRERRPFRVDVLPTRIGFADAWEMRDADAARSKLWSLVGIGGDDVMGFGPDLSRGVPTFVVAGPAKSGRSTTLMNMARSYLAQGVRLVIAAPRPSPLRELDGQEGVLKVFDEDDIESDELREAIDSATPEEPVVVLVDDGEVLEDCDAETVFKRIVQRGAERGLGLVIAGDEEDVCSGFSGWQVEMKKGRRGILLSPQDSSAGELIGIRTNRSMVGGPVAPGKGLLHLGDGEPMTVTTPM encoded by the coding sequence GTGCGGCTGACTCTGACCGTCGTCGACCCGCTCGGCGGGGCCACCGCCGACGTGGTTCTCGACGCGGATCCCGAGTCCTCGGTGGGGGACATCGCCAAAGAGCTTGCGGAGCACGTCGGTTACGGCGGCGGTGCGCAGATCATCCCCCTCGGACATCATCAGGGGGCCGCGGGCGGCGGCGCGCCGGTCGCGTACGTCGACGGGTATCCCGTCGATCCCGCCGCGACCATCGCCACCTCGCCGCTGCGCGAGGGCGCCGTCGTGAGCCTGCACGACCCCGCGGGATGTCTGCCCGGCGAGCCGACCGGACTGGTCGAACTGCGGGTGGCCGGCGGCCCGTCGGCCGGTGCCGTGCACCGGCTCGGGATCGGCCGGTACGACATCGGTGCCGGGGCGGCCTCGTCCGTCCGGATCGACGATCCCGAACTTCCGCAAAGGGCGCTGACGTTGTCAGTTGCAACGGACGGAACCTGCGGCGTCACCGTGCACGGGGAGAGGGAGGGTGTCACCCTCGACGGCGAACCCTTCGAGGAGCGCGAGGACGACGGCTGGCCCCTCGGCAGCCAGGTCGCGGTCGGCAACACCCTTCTCCAGCTCGACCGTTACACGCAGCCCGACGCGGCCCTCAAGTGGTCGGAGGACGGCGCCGCACTCGACTACAACCGGCCGCCGCGGCTGCATCCTCCGGAGCGCGAGACGAAGTTCCGGCTGCCGAGCCCGGTACGGGACTACGAGGCCCGGCCGCTGCCCTGGCTGATGGCGCTGACGCCGCTGGTCACTGCGGTTGTCATGGTGCTGGTCTTCGGTCGCTGGTACTACATGATCATGGCTCTGATGAGCCCGCTGATCATGCTGGGCAACTACTTGATGGACAAGAAGCAGGGGCGCAAGTCCCATGCCAAGCAGGTGAAGGAGTACAACGAGCACAAGGCGCGGATCGAGAAGGACGCCCAGGAGGCCCTGCTCGCCGAGCGCCTCGACCGGCGCCAGGCGATCCCCGATCCGGCGACCGTGCTGTCGCTGGGCACCGGACCGCGCACCCGGCTGTGGGAACGGCGGCGCACCGACGCGGACCATCTGCTGCTGCGCGTCGGCACCGGACGGATGCCGTCCGACGTCGTGCTCGACGACCCCGAGCAGGACGACCACAAGCGCCAGGTCACCTGGAACATCGAGGACGCGCCGGTCGCCCTGCCGCTCGCCGAGCGCGGTGTCGTCGGCATCGCCGGACCCGGTGACTCGGCCCAGGCGCTGGGCCGTTGGGCCGTCGCGCAGACCGCGGTCCTGCACAGCCCGCTGGACGTCCAGTTCTACGTCCTGACGGAGAACAGCGGCCAGGACAGCTGGGACTGGGTGCGCTGGCTCCCGCACAGCAGGCCCGCCGGTGCCCAGGACGCCAACGTCCTCATCGGCACGGACGCCGAGACCGTCGGCGCCCGCATCGGTGAGCTCACCCAGCTCCTCGACGCCCGCCAGAAGGCCGCCAGGCAGAACGGCAACAAGGCCTCGTTCAGCGATCCGGACATCGTCGTCGTCTGGGACGGATCCAGGCGGCTGCGGTCCATGCCCGGTGTGGTGCGGCTGCTGCGCGAGGGCCCGGCCATGGCCATGTACGCGATCTGTCTGGACGCCGAGGAGCGGTTCCTGCCCGGCGAGTGCCAGGCCATCGTCATCGCGGAGCCGAAGCCCGAGGAGCACGCGGGCGCGCAGGCGCCCGTCCGGACCGCGCCGGCCGCCCCCGGCGGCTTCCCCTCCTTCCACGCCTGGCACGCCACCGAGACCGACGGCTCCGCCTCCGGGACGTCCAAAGCGCTCGAACTGCGTCTGCGGGTGCAGCAGACGGGCGTCGCGCGGGTGCGGGACGTACGGCCCGACTTCGTGTCGGCGGCCTGGTGCTCCCGGCTCGCGCGCGCCCTGTCCGCGCTGCGCGACATCAGCGGCGAGACCGAGGACTCGGCCCTCCCCGGTGCCAGCCGGCTGCTCGACGTGCTTCAGCTGGAGCCGCCGACCGGGGACGCGATCAGCGCGCGCTGGCGGATGGGCGGGCAGTCGACGACGGCGGTCATCGGGGAGTCGTACGACGGTCCGTTCGGCATCGACATGCGGCGCGACGGCCCGCACGGTCTGATCGCCGGTACGACGGGTTCCGGAAAGTCGGAGCTGCTCCAGACCATCGTGGCGTCGCTGGCCGTGGCCAACACCCCCGAGAACATGACCTTCGTCCTCGTCGACTACAAGGGCGGCTCGGCGTTCAAGGACTGCGTCAAACTCCCGCACACGGTCGGCATGGTGACCGACCTCGACGCCCATCTCGTCGAGCGCGCGCTGGAATCGCTCGGCGCGGAGCTCAAGCGGCGCGAGCACATCCTCGCCGCCGCCGACGCCAAGGACATCGAGGACTACCAGGATCTCGTACGCCGTGATCCCTCGCACGCGCCCGTGCCACGGCTCCTCATCGTCATCGACGAGTTCGCCTCCATGGTCCGCGACCTGCCCGACTTCGTGACGGGACTGGTCAACATCGCCCAGCGGGGCCGTTCGCTCGGCATCCACCTGCTGCTGGCCACCCAGCGGCCGAGCGGTGTCGTCTCCCCCGAGATCCGGGCCAACACCAACCTCCGGATAGCGCTGCGCGTGACCGACGGCGGCGAGTCGAGCGACGTCATCGACTCCCCGGAGGCCGGACACATCTCCAAGAGCACTCCGGGCCGCGCCTACGTCCGGCTCGGGCACGCCTCGCTCGTACCGTTCCAGTCGGGACGCGTCGGTGGCCGCCGGCCCGGTGCCGCCGACCCGGCGGCGCTCGCGCCCTGGGCCGGACCGCTCGGCTGGACGGACCTCGGGCGGGCCGCGCTGGTCAAGCCGAAGGCCGAACAGCGCGAGGAGGAGGAGATCACCGACCTCAAGGTGCTGGTCGACGCCGTGCGCGAGGCCAACCGTTCCCTCGGCATCCCGCCCCAGCACAGCCCCTGGCTGCCCGCCCTCTCCGAGACGCTGCTCCTCGACGAGATCACCGTGCCCGCGTTCGCGGGCGGTCCCGGCAAGCTGCCGCCCGCCCCGTACGGCGTCGAGGACCTGCCGGCCGACCAGGCCCGCCGCCCGGTCGTGGTGGACTTCGCCTCCTTCGGGCATCTGCTCATCGGCGGCGCGCCCCGCAGCGGACGTTCGCAGATCCTGCGGACGATCGCGGGTTCGCTGGCCCGCACCCACTCGGCGGCCGACGTCCATCTGTACGGCATCGACTGCGGCAACGGCGCGCTCAACGCGCTGACCCGGCTGCCGCACTGCGGCGCCGTCGTCGGCCGCAACCAGACCGAGCGCGTGGTCCGCCTCATCGCCCGCCTCAAGGGTGAACTGACCCGCAGGCAGGACCTGTTGGCGGACAAGGGCTTCGCGGACATCGGCGAGCAGCGGGCCGCGGAACCGGAAGGCGAGCGGCTCCCGCACATCGTGGTGCTGCTCGACCGGTGGGAGGGCTGGCTGCCGACGCTCGGCGAGTACGACCACGGCGATCTGACCGACCAGCTCACCGCGATGATGCGGGAGGGCGCGAGCGTCGGAGTGCACCTGGTGATGACGGGCGACCGCCAGATCCTCTCCACCCGGATCGGCTCGCTCACCGAGGACAAGTACGCCCTGCGGCTCGCCGACCGCTCCGACTTCTCGCTGATCGGCGTCAACGCGCGCAAGATCCCCGAGGAGATCCCGCCCGGCCGCGGCTACCGCAACGAGCACGGCACCGAGACCCAGTTCGCCCTGCTCACGGAGGACTCCACCGGTCAGGGCCAGGCCGCGGCCCTCACGGCGATCGGCGAGGCGGCCGCGGTCCGCGACGACGGACTGCCGCGCGAGCGGCGCCCGTTCAGGGTCGACGTGCTGCCCACCCGGATCGGCTTCGCCGACGCGTGGGAGATGCGCGACGCGGACGCCGCCCGCTCCAAGCTGTGGAGTCTGGTGGGCATCGGCGGCGACGACGTCATGGGCTTCGGCCCGGACCTCTCCCGGGGTGTTCCGACCTTCGTCGTCGCGGGCCCGGCCAAGTCCGGCCGCAGTACGACCCTGATGAACATGGCGCGGTCGTATCTGGCCCAGGGCGTACGCCTGGTCATCGCGGCGCCCCGCCCGTCGCCGCTGCGTGAACTGGACGGCCAGGAAGGCGTGTTGAAGGTCTTCGACGAGGACGACATCGAGAGCGACGAGCTGCGCGAGGCCATCGACTCGGCCACGCCCGAGGAACCGGTCGTGGTCCTGGTCGACGACGGCGAGGTCCTGGAGGACTGCGACGCCGAGACCGTCTTCAAGCGGATCGTGCAGCGCGGCGCCGAACGCGGTCTCGGACTGGTCATCGCCGGTGACGAGGAGGACGTGTGCAGCGGGTTCTCCGGCTGGCAGGTCGAGATGAAGAAGGGCCGCCGCGGCATCCTGCTCTCTCCGCAGGACTCCTCCGCGGGCGAGCTGATCGGCATCCGTACGAACCGCAGCATGGTCGGCGGACCGGTCGCCCCCGGCAAGGGCCTGCTGCACCTCGGGGACGGGGAGCCGATGACGGTGACGACACCGATGTGA
- a CDS encoding WXG100 family type VII secretion target, translating to MAGGKDADITYEKMRHAAKRLGHEKEKMEDKLHGLDSYIDGLVADGYTTSKGSQAFDDSFKEFTKGMKDTLEGLKGMAKFLEDAAKAYEDLDDQLAKGVKG from the coding sequence ATGGCCGGCGGCAAAGACGCGGACATCACTTACGAGAAGATGCGGCACGCTGCTAAGCGACTCGGCCACGAGAAGGAGAAGATGGAGGACAAGCTCCACGGCCTCGACAGCTACATCGACGGCCTCGTCGCGGACGGTTACACCACGTCCAAGGGCTCCCAGGCCTTCGACGACTCCTTCAAGGAGTTCACCAAGGGCATGAAGGACACCCTTGAGGGCCTCAAGGGCATGGCCAAGTTCCTGGAGGACGCGGCGAAGGCGTACGAGGATCTGGACGATCAGCTGGCCAAGGGTGTCAAGGGCTAG
- a CDS encoding putative T7SS-secreted protein, whose product MTRPRADEWQVIGEASDPIPGDPDEIAGLGRDLRRTAEAIQKQAKEIKALSSVESWKSKAAEEFRKEAEEAEGKLRKAFKRYDAAADALGEKVVEGGPSKEYASELHRAQTMADKALRDARDAHDERESSNGAIGKLPKDTADDDPDRKKLEKRQQAATSAMEQAKKDLDAAKDIRDAAAKRARDAIRSAIDHDGLKDGTWDKFKDWVHDNAGWITEFLNWAGWIATICGTLSLMVGWIPVIGQALAGILGSIALLATIVSLLGHVLLALAGEGSWFDVALDVVGIATMGIGRGAMAGAKGAMQGAKGMARSAAFRRAMENVVAKRGSAAFKRAEQAAWKQANRLSGGALRGKKGAEAVAGAPKGWFPGAGRAGEAFNPRAIGREMWEGFKGVKDLGPRNLRSLGQGSTWEGAAFKVGDSGLGDLAREIDNIAPEIRNVNEVKAAMDVFKTQTHIWQGTTAVATFIDAADKGKLTAPIGHALGTDALDDGLWSATGIKDAWTTSNG is encoded by the coding sequence GTGACGCGCCCCCGGGCCGACGAGTGGCAAGTGATCGGAGAGGCGTCGGACCCGATTCCCGGGGATCCGGATGAGATCGCCGGACTCGGCCGTGACCTTCGCCGGACTGCGGAAGCCATCCAGAAGCAGGCGAAAGAGATCAAAGCGCTCTCCTCCGTCGAATCCTGGAAGAGCAAGGCCGCTGAGGAGTTCCGCAAAGAGGCCGAGGAAGCCGAGGGAAAGCTCCGAAAGGCTTTCAAGCGCTATGACGCGGCTGCCGACGCTTTGGGCGAGAAGGTCGTCGAGGGCGGCCCCTCCAAGGAGTACGCCTCTGAGCTGCATCGTGCGCAGACCATGGCCGACAAGGCACTTCGTGACGCTCGGGACGCGCATGACGAGCGCGAGTCGAGCAACGGCGCGATCGGCAAGCTGCCCAAGGACACGGCCGACGACGACCCGGACCGGAAGAAGCTGGAGAAGCGCCAACAGGCGGCAACTTCGGCAATGGAGCAAGCGAAGAAGGACCTCGACGCGGCCAAGGACATCCGCGATGCGGCGGCCAAGCGTGCGAGGGATGCCATTCGCAGCGCCATCGACCACGATGGCCTGAAGGACGGCACCTGGGACAAGTTCAAGGACTGGGTGCACGACAACGCCGGGTGGATCACAGAGTTCCTCAATTGGGCCGGCTGGATCGCGACGATCTGCGGAACACTCTCCTTGATGGTGGGATGGATCCCCGTCATCGGGCAGGCGTTGGCCGGAATCCTGGGGTCCATCGCGCTGTTGGCCACGATCGTCTCCCTGCTTGGGCATGTCCTGCTTGCGCTTGCCGGCGAGGGCAGTTGGTTCGATGTCGCACTGGACGTCGTGGGAATCGCCACGATGGGTATCGGTCGCGGTGCCATGGCCGGCGCCAAGGGTGCAATGCAGGGCGCCAAGGGAATGGCTCGCTCGGCCGCCTTCCGGCGCGCCATGGAGAACGTCGTGGCGAAGCGGGGAAGTGCTGCCTTCAAACGGGCAGAGCAGGCGGCGTGGAAGCAGGCCAACCGTTTGAGCGGCGGCGCTCTGCGCGGGAAGAAGGGCGCTGAAGCGGTGGCCGGTGCCCCCAAGGGATGGTTTCCCGGTGCGGGCCGCGCGGGTGAGGCATTCAACCCCCGTGCCATCGGCAGGGAGATGTGGGAGGGCTTCAAGGGCGTCAAGGACCTTGGCCCTCGTAACCTGAGATCGCTGGGCCAGGGGAGTACCTGGGAGGGTGCCGCCTTCAAAGTCGGTGACAGCGGCCTCGGGGACCTGGCCCGGGAGATCGACAACATCGCTCCGGAGATCCGCAATGTGAACGAGGTCAAGGCGGCGATGGACGTGTTCAAGACCCAGACGCACATCTGGCAGGGTACGACTGCTGTGGCGACGTTCATCGACGCCGCTGACAAGGGAAAGCTGACCGCCCCGATCGGACACGCCCTCGGTACCGACGCGCTGGACGACGGGCTGTGGTCGGCCACGGGAATCAAGGACGCTTGGACGACGAGCAATGGCTGA
- a CDS encoding RcpC/CpaB family pilus assembly protein, giving the protein MRIQERTGAGNNRSATSAHPVMGERLPTPPRERKPALAALAVLLVLVGALGATMLVLRAGDRVEVVKVTSDVQAGESVSGHVTSVLVADDPSINYVPWEQVGQLKKLKAKSPIYKGTVVIGDMFAAGSALPDGKASVGVSLKEGQYPAGIKSGDTVAVYRVGDTGTSGSRSSGSSNSSGSGSSSADAAPIVEQAKVISVKNDTDSTISSTNLPVTLMVDNGQAASVTAAASAGQVALVIVPGN; this is encoded by the coding sequence GTGAGGATCCAAGAGCGTACGGGGGCGGGCAACAACCGTTCCGCCACGTCGGCTCACCCGGTGATGGGCGAGCGTCTCCCCACCCCGCCTCGCGAGCGCAAACCCGCGTTGGCCGCCCTCGCGGTGCTCCTCGTCCTCGTCGGCGCGCTCGGCGCCACCATGCTGGTGCTGCGTGCCGGTGACCGGGTCGAGGTCGTGAAGGTGACGAGCGACGTCCAGGCCGGCGAGTCCGTGAGTGGTCACGTGACCTCCGTACTGGTCGCGGACGATCCCTCCATCAACTACGTCCCGTGGGAGCAGGTCGGACAGCTCAAGAAGCTCAAGGCCAAGTCCCCGATCTACAAGGGGACCGTGGTCATCGGCGACATGTTCGCCGCAGGCTCCGCGCTTCCCGACGGCAAGGCCTCCGTGGGCGTCTCCCTCAAGGAGGGCCAGTACCCCGCGGGCATCAAGTCCGGTGACACGGTGGCCGTCTACCGCGTCGGCGACACCGGAACCAGCGGCAGCCGCTCGTCGGGTTCGTCCAACTCCTCCGGTTCCGGCTCGTCGAGCGCGGACGCCGCGCCCATCGTCGAGCAGGCGAAGGTCATTTCGGTCAAGAACGACACGGACAGCACGATCAGCAGCACCAACCTGCCTGTCACCCTGATGGTGGACAACGGCCAGGCGGCCTCCGTCACCGCCGCGGCCTCGGCGGGTCAGGTCGCCCTCGTCATCGTTCCCGGCAACTAG